From Xylanibacter oryzae DSM 17970, a single genomic window includes:
- a CDS encoding ATP-dependent DNA helicase, with the protein MISNSNVDLDNKELQKALQLIQFTRRSLFLTGKAGTGKSTFLRYICSVTKKKYVVLAPTGIAAINAGGSTLHSFFKIPFFPLLPNDSRYSVRHIKETLKYNGTQRRLLREVELIIIDEISMVRADIIDFVDKVLRIYSHNMREPFGGKQLLLVGDIYQLEPVIKEEDRKLLRPFYTSCFFFDANVFKDMQLVSIELKKVYRQSDASFVDILNRIRNSTTTTDDIIKLNQRLNTELPTKDNDLVITLATRRDTVDYINDKKLDELPGTATTFTGEIRGEFPQNSLPNPIELKVKVGAQIIFIKNDMDKRWVNGTLGVIEAIDEKEKIIYVVTEDGNEYEVQRESWRNLRYTFNDTEKKIEEEELGVYIQYPIRLAWAITIHKSQGLTFRQVQIDFTGGVFAGGQAYVALSRCTSLDGISLKDPIRRDEIFVRNEIINFAKHYNDNSIINKAIKESKADKEYHDAIKAFEVGDMDKFLNDFFKAIHSRYDIEKPAAKRLIRRKLNCINSLKEQNCKLIEEKKRQDKFLMRLAAEFTLLGKECEKEHMNGAAISNYKKAIELYPNAKDAIRRLKKLEDNVS; encoded by the coding sequence ATGATTTCTAATTCAAATGTAGACTTAGATAACAAAGAGCTTCAAAAGGCTCTGCAATTAATCCAATTTACCCGTCGCTCGCTCTTCCTTACAGGGAAAGCAGGGACGGGTAAATCGACTTTTCTACGATATATATGTTCTGTAACAAAAAAGAAATACGTTGTTCTTGCACCTACAGGCATTGCAGCAATCAATGCTGGTGGTTCTACACTACATAGTTTTTTCAAGATCCCTTTTTTTCCACTACTACCTAATGATTCTAGATATTCAGTGAGACATATCAAGGAAACTCTGAAATATAATGGTACCCAACGAAGATTACTCAGGGAAGTAGAACTTATTATAATTGACGAAATTAGTATGGTAAGAGCTGATATAATTGACTTTGTTGATAAAGTGCTACGCATATATTCACATAATATGCGCGAACCTTTTGGTGGAAAACAGCTTTTGTTAGTAGGCGATATATACCAACTTGAACCTGTAATAAAAGAAGAAGACCGTAAACTTTTACGGCCATTTTATACTTCTTGTTTTTTCTTTGATGCCAATGTTTTCAAAGATATGCAATTAGTAAGTATTGAACTAAAAAAAGTTTACCGACAGTCTGATGCTTCTTTTGTTGATATATTAAACCGTATCAGGAATAGCACTACTACTACTGATGATATCATTAAACTAAACCAACGCCTTAATACCGAACTACCAACGAAAGATAATGATCTAGTAATAACTTTAGCTACACGACGTGATACCGTTGACTATATTAATGACAAAAAATTGGATGAACTTCCAGGAACTGCGACAACCTTTACAGGAGAGATAAGAGGAGAATTTCCACAAAACTCTCTACCCAATCCTATAGAGCTAAAAGTTAAAGTAGGAGCGCAAATTATTTTTATCAAGAATGATATGGATAAGAGATGGGTAAATGGTACCCTTGGTGTAATAGAAGCTATAGACGAAAAAGAAAAAATTATATATGTTGTTACTGAAGATGGCAACGAATATGAAGTACAACGAGAATCATGGAGAAACCTCAGATATACATTTAATGATACTGAAAAGAAAATAGAAGAAGAAGAACTTGGAGTATATATACAATATCCAATCCGCTTAGCATGGGCAATAACTATTCATAAGAGTCAAGGACTCACATTCAGACAGGTTCAAATTGATTTTACAGGAGGTGTTTTTGCTGGTGGGCAAGCGTATGTTGCACTAAGCCGGTGCACTTCTCTTGATGGCATCAGCCTAAAAGATCCAATACGAAGAGACGAGATTTTTGTGCGAAACGAAATAATAAATTTTGCTAAGCATTATAATGATAATAGCATCATAAATAAGGCTATAAAAGAGAGTAAAGCAGATAAGGAATATCATGACGCAATAAAGGCTTTCGAAGTTGGTGATATGGATAAGTTCCTAAATGATTTTTTTAAGGCAATACATAGTAGATATGACATTGAGAAGCCCGCAGCAAAACGCTTAATAAGACGTAAACTGAATTGTATCAATTCGCTTAAAGAGCAAAATTGCAAATTAATAGAAGAAAAGAAAAGACAAGATAAATTTTTGATGAGATTAGCTGCAGAATTTACATTACTTGGCAAAGAATGTGAGAAAGAACACATGAATGGAGCAGCCATATCAAACTATAAGAAAGCAATTGAGTTGTACCCAAACGCAAAAGATGCAATAAGAAGACTAAAAAAATTGGAAGATAATGTTTCCTAA
- a CDS encoding peptidylprolyl isomerase yields the protein MAALGKIRSKGVFLVAIIAFGLFAFIAEEAFRSCESTSNESKQQVGEILGEKISVQDFQKLIDEYTDVIKMTQGRDNLTDEELNQVKDQIWNTYVQSKIVEKEAKKIGLTVTDKEIENILNEGTNPMLAQTPFVNQQTGRFDANMLKKFLSEYKTMDKSKNPQAAEQYEKIYNFWTFIEKTLRQQTLATKYQSLLAHCLISNPISAKMAFEGRSVESVIQLASVPYSSINDNKVKITESDLKDKYDEMKEQFKQFVESRDIKYVDYKVVASPTDRAALNKEISGAANQLKNGADVAQTVRKASSLINYLGIPVSAKAFPQDIAARLDSMSVGQVYGPAVNVQDNSINVIKLISKSQMSDSIQYRQIQIGGANVNQARKTADSVYTAIKNGAKFEDIAKKYRQDGQAQWLTSAMYENSGSVEGDNKTYLQSIMHTAVNGIQNIAVTSGNVIVQVLAQKGMETKYDAAVIKKTIEFSKSTYSKAYNKFSQYVSESQDAKAIETNAGKFGYKVSERKDMYNSEHYVASIHGTRDAMKWIFGAKTGDVSPLYECGDNDHLLVMIMTKIHPVGYRSLQDVKDIVKAEVMKEKKYEMIQARMKGVNSIAAAKAKGAIVTNVNQVTFSSPTFVQATGASEPAISGAVAATAAGKFCPRVIKGNAAGYMFQVVNKTKRPGKFDDKTEEQQLSQQAMQSASRFMNELYLKAKVVDNRYLFF from the coding sequence ATGGCAGCATTAGGAAAAATTAGAAGCAAAGGGGTGTTTCTGGTTGCTATAATAGCATTCGGCCTTTTCGCATTTATCGCCGAGGAAGCGTTCCGCTCTTGCGAATCAACAAGCAATGAGAGCAAACAGCAGGTTGGAGAAATCTTAGGTGAGAAAATCTCCGTTCAGGATTTTCAGAAACTCATTGATGAGTACACTGATGTTATAAAGATGACACAGGGACGTGATAATCTTACTGACGAAGAGTTGAATCAGGTTAAAGACCAAATATGGAACACGTATGTTCAAAGTAAGATTGTTGAGAAAGAGGCTAAGAAAATTGGTCTTACTGTTACTGATAAGGAAATAGAGAATATCTTAAATGAAGGTACTAACCCTATGCTTGCGCAGACTCCTTTTGTAAATCAGCAAACAGGTCGTTTTGATGCAAATATGCTTAAGAAATTCCTTTCTGAGTATAAGACTATGGACAAATCTAAGAATCCGCAGGCAGCAGAACAATATGAGAAAATATACAATTTCTGGACTTTCATTGAAAAGACATTGCGTCAACAAACTCTTGCGACAAAATATCAGAGTCTTCTTGCTCATTGTCTTATTTCAAATCCGATATCTGCAAAGATGGCCTTTGAAGGTCGTTCTGTAGAGAGCGTTATACAATTGGCTTCTGTGCCTTATTCTTCAATTAATGACAATAAAGTTAAAATCACAGAGAGCGATTTGAAGGATAAATATGATGAAATGAAAGAGCAGTTCAAACAGTTTGTTGAGAGCAGAGATATAAAATATGTCGATTATAAAGTTGTTGCTTCTCCTACAGACCGTGCAGCACTTAATAAAGAAATTTCTGGAGCTGCAAATCAGTTGAAGAATGGCGCTGATGTCGCTCAGACAGTACGTAAAGCTTCTTCTTTGATTAACTACCTTGGTATTCCTGTTTCAGCTAAGGCTTTCCCTCAGGATATTGCTGCTCGTCTTGATTCAATGTCTGTTGGTCAGGTTTATGGACCTGCTGTAAATGTTCAGGACAATAGCATTAATGTGATTAAACTTATTTCTAAATCTCAGATGTCAGACTCTATTCAATACCGTCAGATACAAATTGGTGGCGCTAACGTAAACCAAGCTCGTAAAACAGCAGACAGTGTTTATACAGCTATTAAAAATGGCGCAAAATTTGAGGATATAGCCAAAAAATATAGACAGGATGGTCAGGCTCAGTGGCTTACATCAGCCATGTATGAGAATAGTGGATCTGTAGAGGGTGACAATAAAACATACCTTCAGTCAATTATGCATACTGCTGTTAACGGAATACAGAATATTGCTGTTACTTCTGGTAATGTAATCGTACAGGTTTTAGCACAAAAGGGTATGGAAACTAAATATGATGCAGCTGTAATCAAAAAGACAATAGAATTTTCTAAGTCGACATATTCTAAAGCATATAATAAGTTTAGTCAATATGTCAGTGAGAGTCAGGATGCTAAGGCTATTGAGACAAACGCAGGCAAATTTGGTTATAAGGTGAGTGAACGTAAGGATATGTATAATTCTGAGCATTATGTTGCTAGTATTCATGGTACACGTGATGCTATGAAATGGATTTTTGGAGCCAAAACAGGTGATGTATCTCCTCTATATGAATGTGGTGATAATGACCATTTATTAGTTATGATTATGACGAAGATACATCCAGTAGGTTATCGCTCTTTACAAGATGTAAAGGATATTGTTAAAGCAGAGGTAATGAAGGAGAAAAAGTATGAGATGATACAGGCTCGTATGAAAGGCGTTAATAGTATAGCAGCTGCTAAGGCTAAGGGTGCAATTGTCACTAACGTAAATCAGGTTACATTCTCTTCGCCTACATTTGTACAGGCTACAGGTGCGAGTGAACCGGCTATCAGTGGAGCTGTCGCTGCTACGGCTGCAGGTAAATTCTGTCCAAGAGTAATAAAGGGAAATGCTGCAGGTTATATGTTCCAGGTGGTTAATAAAACAAAACGTCCTGGTAAGTTTGATGATAAAACAGAGGAGCAGCAATTGTCACAACAGGCTATGCAGTCTGCTAGTCGTTTTATGAACGAACTTTACCTTAAGGCAAAGGTAGTTGATAACAGATATCTCTTCTTCTAA